The Manis javanica isolate MJ-LG chromosome 6, MJ_LKY, whole genome shotgun sequence genome contains a region encoding:
- the MTERF1 gene encoding LOW QUALITY PROTEIN: transcription termination factor 1, mitochondrial (The sequence of the model RefSeq protein was modified relative to this genomic sequence to represent the inferred CDS: inserted 9 bases in 5 codons; deleted 1 base in 1 codon; substituted 6 bases at 6 genomic stop codons) — translation MQAERVQSELACGRSPSGETAASPPILKTGPRILQGVVPAATLGASSLASGCHGPAPPSKICPDGRFPELTAVYCRPLLGPLRRATEGGRTADGGARDVTSVRRHCCGQLFSSFSGGLQSPLPLRQMSIPKGLGYLNTRALLCTRSNFLFGSRCXMTLFTAEILFISITFRXFGVKCGSADSEXFKNEELLKYMLTMGVDIDMAKKRQPGVFNGTSTREQYVKMSLLSEGASKKMIARIMSRYPRAITXTPESLSKWWDLWRRVVTSPXEIVSILKHSPDSFVWFNNKLNLENNIKFSTQFLLYSVGLTLKVPCGLLTNAPCSFSYSLDLNKQMIELFEGVSLSXLDNEPPDFVKKILKKNPYILIQSTKWVKINTEFLXSTFNLNNEELLVLIGGPGAELADLSNDYVRRSYTSIKEKLFSLGCSKEEVQKHILSYPDRIFLGKKKFNNKIDCLVEEKISMSQIIENLRIFNSSINTFKSXIKELVKAGYNFSTSNLALFISSQKRXNXELRKLNIGXNIVLGN, via the exons ATGCAGGCTGAGA gagtccagagtgaacttgcctgtggGCGATCCCCCTCAGGCGAGACAGCAGCATCTCCTCCCATCCTGAAAACAGGGCCTAGAATActgcag GGGGTGGTCCCTGCCGCCACCCTCGGCGCCTCGTCTCTGGCGTCGGGATGTcacggccccgccccgccctccaAAATCTGCCCCGACGGTCGGTTCCCCGAGCTCACCGCGGTCTACTGCCGCCCCCTGCTGGGCCCCTTGCGTCGGGCTACTGAGGGCGGCCGCACGGCTGACGGGGGCGCAAGGGACGTCACCTCTGTGCGACGTCACTGCTGC GGACAgcttttttccagcttttctgGAGGACTACAAAGTCCTCTTCCCTTAAGACAAATGAG CATTCCAAAAGGTTTGGGCTACCTGAACACTAGGGCCCTCTTGTGTACAAGAAGTAATTTTCTCTTTGGTTCAAGATGTTGAATGACACTATTTACAGCAGAAATCCTCTTTATATCAATTACATTTA CTTTTGGTGTGAAGTGTGGTAGTGCAGACAGTGA TTTTAAGAATGAAGAACTACTGAAGTACATGCTCACCATGGGAGTAGATATTGACATGGCAAAGAAAAGACAGCCTGGAGTTTTTAATGGGACAAGTACTAGGGAGCAGTATGTGAAGATGTCCCTTCTGTCTGAAGGAGCTAGCAAAAAAATGATTGCTAGGATCATGTCAAGATATCCACGAGCCATAAC CACACCTGAAAGTCTTTCAAAATGGTGGGATCTGTGGAGAAGAGTTGTGACATCACC TGAAATTGTCAGTATTTTGAAACATTCTCCTGACTCCTTTGTTTGGTTCAATAACAAACTAAACTTAGAGAATAATATAAAGTTC TCTACTCAGTTCCTCCTTTACTCAGTTGGATTGACCCTTAAAGTGCCTTGTGGATTGTTGACCAATGCCCCATGTTCCTTCTCCTACAGTCTTGATCTGAATAAGCAGATGATTGAACTTTTCGAGGGAGTCTCTTTGTCATGACTTGACAATGAACCCCCAGATTTTgtcaagaaaatacttaaaaaaaatccttacatCTTAATTCAGAGCACCAAATGGGTAAAAATTAACACTGAGTTTTTATAGTCAACTTTCAACTTGAACAATGAGGAGCTGCTCGTTCTGATAGGTGGTCCAGGAGCTGAACTCGCAGACCTTTCCAATGACTATGTCAGAAGAAGCTACACAAGTATCAAAGAGAAGCTGTTTTCTCTTGGGTGTAGTAAAGAAGAGGTACAGAAGCATATTTTGAGTTATCCAGATAGGATCTTCTTGGGAAAGAAAAAGTTTAACAATAAAATAGACTGCCTCGTAGAGGAAAAAATTAGCATGTcacaaataattgaaaatctAAGGATTTTCAATTCAagcataaatacttttaaaagttgaATCAAAGAACTAGTAAAAGCTGGGTATAACTTTAGTACTTCAAACCTGGCTCTTTTTATCTCAAGtcaaaaaagataaaa tgaacTGAGAAAGTTAAACATTGGATAGAACATTGTTCTGGGGAATTAA